Proteins from a single region of Micropterus dolomieu isolate WLL.071019.BEF.003 ecotype Adirondacks unplaced genomic scaffold, ASM2129224v1 contig_11453, whole genome shotgun sequence:
- the LOC123965833 gene encoding lamin-B1-like — MLPEGGAPAALPGRPAGLQAQSIVALLLCLTHYFTPRCETGFDAFFTVLCLKITPIRAFGNSAGRGQACRVARGRRPNKVVKSLTAEVQNLKQEKQRSEDDKKKLLHQLESRTNEVERLTADVQKLQQEKQRSENELKNKLETEKKEVESLTAEVQKLQQEKQRSEKELKNQLDTRTNEGGTSSASQSSKGHVIKVEVVQWKNCICLKNTSRKDQELGGWTLKVQITDKEPISYTFEKSFKLSPGKTLTVGGPNYSSYNKTDLVWEDLKPWSNGDKLQVFLISNSGEIQHISVHSE, encoded by the exons ATGCTACCTGAGGGGGGCGCACCGGCAGCGTTACCAGGGCGACCTGCAGGATTACAAGCGCAGTCAATAGTGGCTCTACTTTTATGTCTGACTCACTATTTCACACCTAGGTGTGAAACGGGCTTTGACGCCTTTTTTACTGTCCTTTGTTTGAAAATAACTCCAATTCGGGCTTTTGGAAATTCAGCAGGCCGGGGTCAGGCCTGTAGGGTGGCAAGAGGCCGGAGGCCCAACAAAGTC GTGAAAAGTCTGACAGCTGAAGTCCAGAATCTCaaacaggagaaacagaggAGTGAGGACGACAAGAAGAAGCTGCTGCATCAGCTGGAGTCCAGGACAAACGAG GTGGAACGTCTGACAGCTGATGTCCAGAAGCTCCaacaggagaagcagaggagtgAGAACGAGCTGAAAAACAAGCTAGAGACTGAGAAAAAAGAG GTGGAAAGTCTGACAGCTGAAGTCCAGAAGCTCCaacaggagaagcagaggagtgAGAAGGAGCTGAAAAATCAGCTGGATACCAGGACAAACGAG GGCGGTACCAGCTCAGCCAGTCAGAGCTCGAAAGGACATGTCATCAAGGTTGAGGTCGTGCAATGGAAAAATTGTATCTGTCTCAAAAACACATCCAGGAAG GACCAAGAACTGGGAGGCTGGACGTTAAAAGTACAAATCACTGACAAAGAACCCATCTCATACACATTTGAGAAATCATTCAAACTCAGTCCTGGAAAAACTCTCACT GTGGGGGGCCCAAATTATAGTAGTTATAATAAAACTGACCTGGTGTGGGAGGACCTGAAGCCCTGGAGCAATGGAGACAAACTGCAGGTCTTCCTCATCAGCAACTCTGGAGAGATCCAACATATCTCAGTTCATAGCGAATGA